The following are encoded in a window of Bacillus sp. es.036 genomic DNA:
- a CDS encoding ABC transporter ATP-binding protein has product MEQPVLKVSGLETHFFTDDGEIPAVDSVDFYVNKGEVLGIVGESGSGKSVTSLSIMQLIQAPGKVVGGEITYKGENLIAKSEKEMRKIRGNEIGMIFQEPMTSLNPVFRIGNQLIEGIRIHKKWNKKKAWEHAVSILKLVGLPRAEELMNEYPHQLSGGMRQRVMIAMAMACEPEVLIADEPTTALDVTIQAQILELMKKLNKETNTSIIMITHDLGVVAEICDRIAVMYSGKIVEQGKTQDIFQHPKHPYTIGLIESVPDVRVRKDRLYSIPGNVPKPGSIHKGCHFAPRCNFAFDKCYEENPMLLDAGPAQQARCWLHEDAEKASVLERVKS; this is encoded by the coding sequence GTGGAACAACCAGTATTAAAAGTTAGCGGGTTAGAAACTCACTTTTTTACAGATGATGGAGAAATTCCGGCAGTCGATTCTGTTGATTTTTATGTCAATAAAGGAGAGGTGCTTGGGATTGTAGGGGAGTCCGGATCTGGGAAAAGTGTTACCTCATTATCCATTATGCAGCTCATTCAGGCCCCTGGTAAGGTAGTTGGTGGCGAAATTACATACAAAGGCGAAAATCTTATCGCTAAATCTGAGAAAGAGATGAGGAAGATAAGAGGGAATGAAATTGGCATGATTTTTCAGGAGCCGATGACATCGCTGAATCCAGTCTTCCGAATAGGAAATCAGCTGATCGAAGGAATTCGAATACATAAGAAATGGAATAAGAAAAAAGCCTGGGAGCATGCTGTATCAATTCTTAAGTTAGTGGGATTACCAAGAGCTGAAGAGCTAATGAATGAATATCCTCACCAATTATCTGGTGGAATGCGTCAGCGCGTTATGATCGCAATGGCAATGGCATGTGAACCAGAAGTTCTTATCGCGGATGAGCCAACAACTGCTCTCGATGTGACCATTCAAGCTCAGATTCTTGAGTTGATGAAAAAGTTGAATAAAGAAACAAACACATCGATTATTATGATTACGCATGATCTCGGCGTAGTGGCAGAGATCTGTGATCGGATTGCTGTCATGTATTCTGGAAAAATCGTTGAACAAGGGAAAACACAGGATATATTTCAGCATCCTAAGCATCCCTATACGATTGGTTTAATCGAATCAGTGCCTGACGTTCGAGTTCGAAAAGATAGGCTGTATTCAATACCTGGAAATGTTCCAAAACCAGGTTCTATTCATAAGGGATGTCACTTTGCACCGCGTTGTAATTTCGCTTTTGATAAATGTTATGAAGAGAATCCAATGCTTTTAGATGCAGGACCGGCACAACAGGCAAGATGCTGGCTTCATGAAGATGCCGAGAAAGCATCTGTATTAGAGAGAGTGAAAAGCTAA
- a CDS encoding ABC transporter substrate-binding protein produces the protein MKKTIFLLLFVLLLSIGLAGCGGSNETNGNGGGDSGDGGEEAGGTLIFGRGGDSVSLDPASVTDGESFKVTKNIFDTLLDYGDDNTDVQEALATDWEVSDDGKTYIFTLREGVKFHDGTDFNADAVVYNFERWMNGNEEAFYYYKSMFGGFKGDEGHVIESVTAKDDYTVEFQLKRPQAPFLKNIAMSPFAIASPDALEKQGDKFGENPVGTGPFVFDQWNRNDKIVLNKNEEYWMDGYPKLDSVIFRAIPDNSARLNALMAGEIDLMDGLNPSDVQQVEDNGDLQTFFRPSMNVGYVGLTTNRGPLKDKLVRQALNHAVDKQALIDSFYAGQAEPAKNPMPPVIGGYNDDIEGYEYDLDKAKELLKEAGYEDGFEMELWAMPVPRPYMPDGQKVAEVLQKSFAEIGVDAEIKSYEWATYLEKARNGEADSFLLGWTGDNGDADNFLYVLLDQDNIGSNNYTYYENQELHDLLIEAQSTPDEEERNKLYKEAQEIIHEDAPWIPLVHSKPALGGSSTIKGFSPHPTGSDKLTKVTLQ, from the coding sequence ATGAAGAAAACCATTTTTTTATTACTATTTGTATTGCTACTTTCGATTGGTCTAGCCGGTTGCGGTGGATCAAACGAAACGAATGGCAACGGCGGGGGTGACTCCGGAGACGGAGGTGAAGAAGCAGGTGGAACATTGATCTTTGGCCGTGGCGGTGACTCCGTATCACTTGATCCAGCATCTGTAACAGACGGGGAATCATTTAAAGTAACAAAGAATATTTTTGATACGCTTCTTGATTATGGTGACGATAACACAGATGTGCAAGAAGCCCTTGCGACAGATTGGGAAGTTTCTGACGATGGCAAGACATATATATTCACTCTTCGTGAAGGTGTAAAGTTCCATGACGGTACTGACTTTAACGCAGACGCTGTAGTTTACAATTTCGAACGTTGGATGAATGGGAATGAAGAAGCATTTTATTACTATAAGTCCATGTTTGGTGGATTTAAAGGGGACGAAGGACATGTGATTGAAAGTGTAACAGCGAAAGACGATTACACTGTTGAATTCCAATTGAAGCGTCCACAAGCACCATTCTTGAAAAACATCGCGATGTCTCCATTTGCGATTGCTAGTCCAGATGCACTTGAAAAGCAAGGCGATAAGTTTGGTGAAAATCCTGTAGGTACTGGTCCATTTGTATTTGATCAGTGGAACAGAAATGACAAAATCGTTCTAAATAAAAACGAAGAGTACTGGATGGATGGTTATCCAAAACTGGATAGTGTTATTTTTAGAGCGATTCCGGATAACTCTGCACGATTGAATGCACTAATGGCTGGTGAAATCGATTTGATGGACGGTCTTAACCCTTCTGATGTTCAGCAGGTAGAAGACAATGGCGATCTTCAAACTTTCTTCCGTCCTTCTATGAACGTTGGATACGTTGGATTGACGACAAATCGTGGACCATTAAAAGATAAGCTTGTACGTCAGGCGCTGAACCACGCTGTGGACAAGCAAGCGCTTATCGATTCTTTCTATGCTGGACAAGCTGAACCAGCGAAAAACCCAATGCCTCCGGTAATCGGTGGATATAACGATGATATTGAAGGTTATGAATATGATCTTGATAAAGCGAAGGAACTTCTAAAAGAAGCTGGCTATGAAGATGGATTTGAAATGGAGCTTTGGGCAATGCCTGTTCCACGTCCATATATGCCAGATGGTCAAAAAGTAGCAGAAGTTCTTCAGAAAAGCTTCGCTGAAATTGGCGTAGATGCTGAAATCAAATCATACGAGTGGGCAACGTATCTTGAAAAAGCTCGTAATGGTGAAGCAGATAGCTTCTTGTTAGGTTGGACTGGCGATAACGGTGACGCTGATAACTTCCTATACGTACTCCTTGATCAGGATAACATTGGAAGCAACAACTATACGTACTATGAAAACCAGGAGCTTCATGATCTTCTAATCGAAGCACAGTCAACTCCAGATGAAGAAGAGCGTAATAAGCTTTATAAAGAAGCACAAGAAATCATCCATGAAGATGCACCGTGGATTCCTCTTGTACACTCCAAGCCAGCACTTGGCGGCTCTAGTACAATTAAAGGTTTCTCACCGCATCCAACTGGATCTGACAAGCTAACAAAAGTAACGCTTCAATAG
- a CDS encoding ABC transporter permease, with translation MLAYTVRRLLMLIPVLFGMTLIVFFMIRAIPGDPAQVILGQQATEEAIKSLTKQLGLDQPWYLQYIDYIKNLFTGDLGTSLRTSSDISGEIWPYLAATLELSLVAMVIAIFIGVNAGIISAWFQNSWFDYTAMVLALVGVSMPVFWLGLMEQWAFSLELGWLPSTGRENVRNPVDAITHLYLIDTLLQGRMDQFVEVIKHLILPGIALGTIPMAIIARMTRSSMLEVMRSDFVRTARAKGTKMFWVVYKHSLKNAFIPVLTVIGLQMGLLLGGAILTETIFGWPGIGRYIYDAINFRDYPVIQSGILIVAVIFVFINLIVDLLYAAIDPRIKYN, from the coding sequence ATGCTTGCTTATACAGTTAGACGACTGCTGATGCTCATCCCGGTGTTGTTTGGGATGACACTCATTGTATTCTTTATGATTCGAGCCATTCCCGGAGATCCAGCTCAGGTCATTCTAGGACAACAGGCAACAGAGGAAGCAATAAAAAGTTTAACAAAACAGCTTGGTCTTGATCAGCCGTGGTATTTGCAGTATATCGATTATATTAAAAACTTATTTACAGGAGATTTAGGTACTTCTCTTCGGACGAGTTCAGATATTAGTGGAGAAATTTGGCCATATCTTGCTGCTACTCTTGAACTGTCGCTTGTTGCGATGGTGATTGCGATTTTTATCGGTGTAAATGCAGGGATCATTAGTGCTTGGTTCCAAAACTCATGGTTTGATTACACGGCTATGGTATTAGCGCTAGTTGGTGTATCCATGCCTGTTTTCTGGCTTGGGTTGATGGAACAGTGGGCTTTCTCTCTTGAACTCGGATGGCTTCCATCAACGGGTCGTGAAAATGTGAGAAACCCTGTAGATGCGATTACTCACCTTTATCTTATTGATACCTTACTTCAGGGTAGAATGGATCAATTTGTTGAAGTGATTAAGCATTTGATTCTACCTGGGATTGCTCTTGGTACGATTCCAATGGCTATTATTGCACGAATGACACGCTCAAGCATGCTTGAAGTTATGCGCTCTGATTTTGTTCGAACAGCGCGTGCAAAAGGAACAAAAATGTTTTGGGTTGTCTATAAACACTCTTTAAAAAATGCATTTATTCCCGTTCTAACCGTTATTGGACTGCAAATGGGCTTGCTTCTTGGGGGAGCGATTCTTACTGAGACGATCTTTGGTTGGCCAGGAATTGGTCGATATATTTACGACGCGATTAATTTTAGAGATTATCCTGTTATTCAATCCGGGATTTTAATCGTTGCGGTAATATTCGTTTTTATTAACTTAATTGTCGATCTGCTGTACGCTGCAATTGATCCTCGAATCAAATACAACTAA
- a CDS encoding ABC transporter ATP-binding protein yields MQEALLEVKQLKKHFPIQGGVLKQQVGTVKAVDGVTFTLHKGETFGLVGESGCGKSTTGRMLMRLLEPSEGEVLFDGKEMTSLNKKDLRHLRKDIQMVFQDPFASLNPRHTVEKIIEEPLIVHQLGNKAERKKRVRELLEIVGLSAYHAKRYPHQFSGGQRQRIGIARALAVNPKLIIADEPVSALDVSIQAQVLNLLEDLQKELGLTYLFIAHDLGVVRHISDRVGVMYLGRIVEMADSEKLYLDSKHPYTQALLSAVPVPDPEYGKDRIILTGDVPSPSNPPSGCPFHTRCPKAMDVCSSVVPEFREIEPGHHTACHLYEEDHV; encoded by the coding sequence TTGCAAGAAGCACTACTTGAAGTTAAACAGCTCAAGAAACATTTTCCCATTCAGGGAGGCGTACTTAAGCAGCAGGTAGGAACAGTAAAAGCCGTTGATGGTGTGACCTTTACATTACATAAAGGAGAAACTTTTGGACTGGTTGGAGAAAGTGGATGTGGAAAGTCTACAACTGGACGGATGTTAATGAGACTGCTTGAACCAAGTGAAGGGGAAGTTCTCTTTGATGGAAAAGAAATGACCAGTTTAAACAAAAAGGATCTCCGTCATCTTAGAAAAGATATACAGATGGTATTTCAGGATCCTTTTGCATCGCTGAATCCGAGACATACAGTTGAGAAAATTATCGAAGAACCTCTTATCGTTCATCAGCTTGGGAATAAAGCAGAGCGTAAAAAAAGGGTAAGAGAACTTCTTGAAATTGTTGGTCTAAGTGCATACCACGCCAAACGTTATCCTCACCAATTCAGTGGTGGACAACGTCAAAGAATTGGTATAGCAAGGGCACTTGCGGTTAATCCGAAGTTAATCATTGCGGATGAACCTGTATCAGCACTTGATGTTTCGATCCAAGCTCAAGTATTAAATCTTTTAGAAGATCTTCAGAAAGAGCTTGGACTAACATATTTGTTTATCGCTCATGATTTAGGAGTTGTTCGTCATATTAGCGATCGTGTCGGAGTGATGTACCTTGGGCGCATAGTTGAAATGGCAGATAGTGAAAAGCTCTATTTGGATTCAAAACATCCGTATACACAGGCTCTTCTTTCAGCGGTGCCGGTTCCAGATCCTGAATATGGGAAAGACAGAATTATTCTTACTGGAGATGTGCCAAGTCCATCGAATCCGCCATCAGGGTGTCCTTTTCACACAAGATGTCCTAAGGCGATGGACGTGTGCAGCTCCGTTGTTCCCGAATTCAGGGAGATAGAACCTGGGCACCATACAGCGTGTCATCTGTATGAAGAAGACCATGTATAA
- a CDS encoding SOS response-associated peptidase has translation MCGRFSLTTELDALLERFQIEQTTIEGYEPRFNIAPSQQIPAVIRAGHGNRMGTLRWGLIPFWANDASMASKLINARSETADKKASFKHALKKQRCLILSDGFYEWKQTENRKVPMRIQVRKGEPFAMAGLWEKWDDGKRTHYTCTILTTEANDLMEEIHNRMPVILTKVTEKIWLDSSVNDVAELNQCMKPFASSEMNAYEVSTIVNSPKNEKPECIIPI, from the coding sequence ATGTGTGGACGCTTTTCCTTAACAACAGAACTCGACGCTCTACTAGAACGGTTTCAAATTGAACAGACAACTATTGAAGGCTATGAGCCAAGGTTTAACATCGCGCCATCTCAACAAATTCCAGCCGTTATTCGAGCAGGCCATGGTAATCGAATGGGAACATTAAGGTGGGGGTTAATTCCTTTTTGGGCAAATGATGCTTCGATGGCATCCAAATTGATTAATGCAAGGAGTGAAACGGCAGATAAAAAGGCAAGTTTTAAGCACGCACTTAAAAAGCAGAGATGCCTGATCTTATCCGATGGCTTCTATGAATGGAAACAAACGGAGAATAGGAAAGTACCAATGCGAATTCAAGTAAGAAAAGGTGAGCCGTTTGCAATGGCTGGATTATGGGAAAAATGGGATGATGGTAAGCGAACACACTATACGTGTACCATTTTGACGACTGAAGCAAATGATCTAATGGAAGAAATACATAATCGAATGCCTGTCATTTTAACAAAGGTAACGGAAAAAATTTGGCTTGATTCTTCTGTGAATGATGTAGCCGAATTAAATCAGTGCATGAAGCCTTTTGCATCTTCCGAGATGAATGCGTACGAAGTTTCCACAATTGTCAATTCACCTAAAAATGAAAAGCCTGAATGTATCATACCTATTTAA
- the nikC gene encoding nickel transporter permease → MAEIAPQKKVNVQKQPDEEVLSPWREAWKGFRRNKLAMVGMGIVLFFILLAIFAGVIAPEGINEQKLGERLQSPSASHWFGTDDFGRDILSRIIYGARISLWVGFFAVLGSAAVGSLLGMVAGYYGKLVDTIISRIFDIMLAFPSILLAIAVVAVLGPSLRNALIAIAIINIPNFGRLVRSRVLSVKQEEYVMAARAVGMKDSRIIFHHVLPNSLAPIIVQGTLAIATAILEAAALSFLGLGAQAPQPEWGKMLADSRSYIIQAPWTVFFPGLAIMLTVLGFNLLGDGLRDALDPKMKK, encoded by the coding sequence ATGGCTGAAATTGCTCCGCAAAAAAAAGTGAATGTTCAAAAGCAACCAGATGAAGAAGTATTATCGCCATGGCGTGAAGCCTGGAAAGGATTCAGGAGAAATAAGCTAGCGATGGTCGGCATGGGGATTGTACTTTTTTTCATTCTTCTAGCGATCTTTGCAGGGGTCATCGCTCCTGAAGGGATTAACGAACAAAAATTAGGTGAACGACTTCAATCGCCCTCAGCCAGTCATTGGTTTGGAACCGATGATTTCGGTCGTGATATTTTATCACGCATTATTTATGGGGCGCGAATTTCTTTATGGGTTGGTTTCTTTGCCGTACTCGGTTCAGCAGCGGTAGGGAGTTTACTAGGTATGGTAGCGGGATACTACGGTAAGTTAGTTGATACAATTATTTCACGTATCTTTGATATCATGCTTGCCTTTCCAAGTATCCTTCTTGCGATTGCAGTTGTGGCAGTTTTAGGACCATCATTAAGAAATGCGCTGATCGCGATTGCCATTATTAATATTCCAAACTTTGGACGGCTTGTTCGTTCTAGAGTGTTAAGTGTGAAACAGGAAGAGTATGTGATGGCGGCGAGGGCTGTTGGAATGAAAGACTCTAGAATCATTTTTCATCACGTATTACCGAATTCCCTCGCACCAATTATTGTGCAAGGAACGCTTGCGATAGCGACTGCTATTCTAGAAGCGGCTGCGCTTAGTTTTCTAGGTCTCGGTGCACAGGCGCCACAACCTGAGTGGGGGAAGATGCTAGCAGACTCCCGTTCATACATTATCCAGGCTCCGTGGACGGTGTTTTTTCCAGGACTTGCGATTATGCTAACAGTTCTTGGATTTAACCTACTAGGTGACGGTCTCCGTGATGCGTTGGATCCTAAAATGAAGAAATAA
- the ntdP gene encoding nucleoside tri-diphosphate phosphatase, giving the protein MSFPTTGTRIQIQSYKHRGTLHRTWEESIVLKGTSKEIIGGNDRILVTEADGRQWRTREPAICYFSANHWFNVIGMIRTDGLYYYCNLGTPFTYDEEALKYIDYDLDIKIYPDMTFKLLDEDEYEAHREEMNYPEAIDRIIQQNVKELMNWIHQRKGPFAPGFVDQWYEQFLQYR; this is encoded by the coding sequence ATGAGTTTCCCTACGACCGGGACGAGAATTCAAATTCAAAGTTACAAACATCGCGGTACACTTCATCGTACTTGGGAAGAAAGCATCGTACTGAAAGGTACCTCAAAAGAAATCATTGGGGGTAACGACCGTATTCTCGTGACAGAAGCTGATGGAAGACAATGGCGTACGCGTGAACCTGCGATTTGCTATTTTAGTGCGAACCACTGGTTTAATGTCATTGGAATGATTCGGACGGATGGACTTTATTACTATTGTAATTTAGGTACACCATTTACGTATGACGAAGAGGCGTTAAAATATATTGATTATGATCTTGATATTAAGATCTACCCTGATATGACCTTTAAACTTCTTGATGAAGATGAGTATGAAGCACACCGCGAAGAGATGAATTATCCCGAAGCCATTGACCGCATTATACAACAAAATGTAAAAGAGCTGATGAACTGGATTCATCAGCGTAAAGGACCATTTGCTCCAGGTTTTGTGGATCAGTGGTATGAACAATTTCTACAATATAGGTAA
- a CDS encoding ABC transporter ATP-binding protein, translated as MGSIKRYMTFVRPYKKQIGITIGIGIVKFGIPLLLPLILKYVIDDIINAEMPAGDKYEQLLWLMGGAFFLFVVVRPPVEYFRQYYAQWIGSKILYDIRDKLFSHIQQLSLKFYSNNKAGEIISRVINDVEQTKTFVITGMMNVWLDLITIVIIIGILSFMNVWLTLAAIVLLPLYGLSVKFFYKRLRDLTKDRSQALAEVQGHLHERVQGMSVIRSFALEDYEQDQFNKRNTNFLERALDHTRWNAKTFAVVNTITDVAPLIVIAFSAYLVISGGLQIGEMVAFVTYMDRLYSPLRRLVNSSTTLTQSIASMDRVFEFVDEKYDIVDREDARKLSNVRGNIQFEDVYFKYNENDLPVLKGIDLDVRAGETIALVGMSGGGKSSLVSLIPRFYEVTGGRILIDGTDIRDYEARSLRDNIGMVLQDNILFSESVRMNIMMGNPNASEEDVIRAAKAANAHEFINSLPEGYDTPVGERGVKLSGGQKQRIAIARVFLKNPPILILDEATSALDLESEHLIQEALEILAKDRTTFIVAHRLATVTHADRIVVVENGQISESGNHQELMKQKGSYHNLFQVQNL; from the coding sequence CTGGGTAGTATAAAAAGATATATGACTTTCGTCAGGCCATATAAAAAACAAATTGGGATTACAATTGGAATCGGAATAGTAAAGTTTGGAATTCCTCTTCTTCTGCCATTGATTTTAAAGTATGTCATTGATGATATTATCAATGCAGAAATGCCAGCTGGGGATAAATATGAGCAACTTCTTTGGTTGATGGGAGGAGCTTTCTTTCTATTCGTGGTTGTCAGACCACCGGTAGAATACTTCCGTCAGTATTACGCTCAATGGATTGGAAGTAAGATTCTTTATGATATAAGAGATAAATTATTTTCTCATATTCAACAATTAAGTTTGAAGTTCTACTCTAATAACAAAGCAGGCGAAATCATTTCAAGAGTAATAAATGATGTGGAACAGACAAAAACATTTGTGATTACTGGGATGATGAATGTTTGGCTTGATCTCATTACGATCGTCATCATTATCGGTATATTATCGTTTATGAATGTCTGGCTTACGCTTGCAGCAATTGTTCTTCTTCCTCTGTATGGACTTTCAGTTAAGTTTTTCTATAAGCGACTTCGGGACTTAACGAAGGACCGCTCACAAGCACTTGCAGAAGTTCAAGGTCACCTTCATGAACGAGTTCAAGGGATGTCAGTGATTAGAAGTTTTGCCCTGGAAGATTATGAACAAGATCAATTTAACAAAAGAAATACGAATTTCTTAGAACGAGCACTTGATCATACAAGGTGGAATGCCAAAACGTTCGCTGTGGTTAATACAATTACGGATGTAGCGCCTCTTATTGTTATTGCCTTCTCTGCGTACCTTGTAATTTCAGGAGGACTTCAAATTGGTGAGATGGTAGCCTTTGTAACTTATATGGATCGCCTATATAGTCCACTTAGACGATTGGTAAACTCATCTACAACCCTAACGCAATCCATTGCTTCAATGGATCGAGTTTTTGAATTTGTTGATGAGAAATACGATATTGTGGATAGAGAAGATGCTCGAAAGTTGAGTAACGTTCGAGGAAATATACAGTTTGAAGATGTTTATTTTAAATATAATGAAAATGATCTTCCTGTTCTAAAAGGAATTGATCTAGATGTAAGGGCCGGGGAAACCATTGCTCTCGTTGGTATGAGCGGAGGTGGGAAATCGTCTCTCGTTAGTTTGATTCCTCGTTTCTACGAGGTAACGGGTGGGCGAATTCTTATCGATGGCACGGATATTCGGGATTACGAAGCAAGAAGTCTTCGTGACAATATCGGAATGGTTTTACAGGATAATATCTTGTTTAGTGAATCGGTTCGAATGAATATTATGATGGGAAATCCGAATGCTTCTGAAGAAGATGTCATACGTGCAGCAAAAGCAGCGAATGCGCATGAGTTTATCAACAGTCTTCCGGAAGGTTACGATACGCCCGTTGGTGAACGCGGTGTGAAATTATCCGGAGGACAAAAGCAAAGGATTGCCATCGCGCGTGTCTTTCTCAAAAATCCTCCTATCCTCATTTTGGATGAAGCGACATCAGCTCTTGATCTTGAGAGTGAACATCTTATTCAGGAGGCGCTCGAAATACTTGCAAAAGATCGAACAACTTTCATCGTAGCGCACCGTCTTGCAACAGTGACGCATGCTGATCGAATTGTTGTCGTTGAAAATGGACAAATTTCTGAGAGTGGAAACCATCAAGAATTGATGAAACAAAAAGGGTCATACCATAATCTGTTCCAAGTACAAAATTTATAA
- a CDS encoding FUSC family protein, protein MKFGARIFKTGLAITIALYLATWLGLEPPTFAGVAALFAIQPSIYRSYQTIIDQFQSNIIGALLAVVLVLLFGNQPIVIGLGAIIIIAINIKLNIESTIPLAVVTVILIMNAPQEEFITFATNRFLVIMVGVVSSFFVNLIFLPPKYETKLFHKIVSNTEYISQWIRLATRNDAEHKVLKENLIKLKEDTVKSDQYFLLYKEERTYFKRRDFVKARKLVLFRQMIATTEKSLAILKMLDQLDVKILIMPDEVRKMIQTHLDELTNYHERIHLKYIGKVRHQSPEEMLNTVGSGESTLTERYVDLYESGECNRELWMTIFPLIGMIIDYNDHLEHLDLLVDSFHSYHQEENEVDIQELHAK, encoded by the coding sequence ATGAAGTTTGGTGCCCGTATTTTTAAAACAGGGCTTGCGATTACCATCGCCTTATATTTAGCAACATGGCTTGGATTAGAGCCACCTACTTTCGCTGGTGTAGCTGCATTGTTTGCGATCCAACCATCCATCTACAGATCGTATCAAACGATTATCGATCAATTTCAATCAAACATTATTGGAGCCCTGCTAGCCGTTGTGCTTGTTCTTCTTTTCGGAAATCAGCCCATTGTCATTGGCCTAGGCGCTATTATAATTATCGCCATTAATATTAAATTAAATATTGAAAGTACAATTCCACTTGCTGTTGTAACAGTGATATTAATTATGAACGCGCCACAAGAGGAATTTATCACTTTTGCCACGAATCGATTTCTCGTCATTATGGTAGGGGTCGTCAGTTCTTTCTTTGTGAATTTGATTTTCCTCCCACCGAAGTATGAAACGAAATTGTTTCATAAAATCGTAAGCAACACAGAATATATCTCACAATGGATTCGACTTGCTACGAGGAATGACGCGGAACACAAAGTCCTTAAAGAAAACTTGATTAAGTTAAAAGAAGACACAGTGAAAAGTGATCAGTACTTTCTTCTTTATAAGGAAGAGCGAACCTATTTCAAAAGAAGAGATTTTGTAAAAGCTCGTAAGCTCGTTCTATTCAGACAGATGATCGCTACAACAGAAAAATCACTCGCTATTCTAAAAATGCTTGATCAACTTGATGTCAAGATTTTGATCATGCCCGATGAGGTAAGAAAGATGATTCAGACTCACCTTGATGAGCTGACAAATTATCACGAACGTATCCATTTAAAATATATCGGCAAAGTGAGGCATCAGTCTCCTGAAGAAATGTTAAACACAGTTGGATCCGGTGAATCTACTTTAACCGAACGCTATGTTGATTTATACGAAAGTGGTGAATGTAACCGCGAACTTTGGATGACAATCTTTCCTTTAATCGGTATGATTATTGATTACAACGACCATCTTGAACACCTTGATCTGCTAGTCGATAGCTTCCATTCGTATCACCAAGAAGAAAATGAAGTCGACATACAAGAGCTTCATGCCAAATAA